The genomic interval GTGCAGATATCTTCGGAGAGCAACACGCGATCAACGAATCCCGCTTTCACCAAACCAGCAACGTTGTCGGCCCGCACCCATTCCGGTTGATAGTCGAGGTATCCGATGTTATCGACTTCGAGATAGACGCCTTTCTCGGCGATTGGAAGCCAATGCTTTACGCCAATCCGATCGCCCAGATGACCAATGATGACACGTGACAGATCGGCACCGAATTCTTCGAGCATCGCAATTTGCTCCATGGCGAGTGTCCCCCAACGCGTCGTATGCGTTGTAATCGCCACACCCGTTCTGGCCTGGGCCAATGCCGACGCCCGGAACACGCGTTCTTCCGCAGGTTTGATGTAGTGCCGGCCGGTGCCAATCTCGCCAATGAATCCCGCTCGAACGCCGGTATCCCCGACCCCGACTTCGATCTCTTTGACGAGCACATCCGCCAGTTGATTGCTGTTCAGTTCTTCGACGATCTTGGGATATCCGAAATCGCGATACCAGCCACAACCCATCAGAACATTCAGTCCCGTGCGTCTGGACAGGCGGACCAGTGCCTGCGGATTGCGCCCGATCTCATCCAGCGTCACATCGCAAATGGTCCTGCCGCCCCGGCTGAGGAATTCCTGGACTTCTTGTGCGATCATGTCTTCGTC from Schlesneria paludicola DSM 18645 carries:
- a CDS encoding phosphotriesterase family protein, which translates into the protein MNSDPSTREVITVLGTIRPEEMGITQTHEHLFLDAMDHYFGYEYVVDDEDMIAQEVQEFLSRGGRTICDVTLDEIGRNPQALVRLSRRTGLNVLMGCGWYRDFGYPKIVEELNSNQLADVLVKEIEVGVGDTGVRAGFIGEIGTGRHYIKPAEERVFRASALAQARTGVAITTHTTRWGTLAMEQIAMLEEFGADLSRVIIGHLGDRIGVKHWLPIAEKGVYLEVDNIGYLDYQPEWVRADNVAGLVKAGFVDRVLLSEDICTLKHLKYLGGKGYGYLLEVFVPMLRERGITDEQIHQMLVTNPARVFSRKRPHVA